A region of the Microcoleus sp. AS-A8 genome:
CTTTATTCATTCGCTTGTTCCGGTAGAGATAAGCGTAAACAGATTCCCCAGACCCACCAGAACGCTTTTTCCAATAGATGGACATTTGTAGTATCCAAATCTGCATACTACAAATCCTAATCAGCTATATGGCTTCATTGATAGTACAATTGTTCTATTCAAGCCTCAAGAGCCAAATCCTTTACATTTTTCAAACGAAATTGTTAAGATTATAAGTTTTACTTGAATATATACAATCAAGTGAAGTAATGAAGAGGCTCTTGCAAAGATGCTTGCTTGTACCTATGCTGAACCCCAAGTTGCCTAGTACTCAGAAGGCGAAAGAGCCATGTTAGACCAACTTATAAAGTATTTCGTGTACGCGACAAGAGGACATATCACTAAAACCCAACTCGTCAAATTCTTGTATTTAGCCGATCTTTACTCTGTCAAATGGACAGGAAAGCAGCTTACTAAACTAGACTGGTATTACTATCTGCATGGACCTTGGCATGAAGATATAGATGCGGCTCTAGCTAAAATGAACGGTAAGGAAATTCTCCAAGACTCAGAGGGGGACGCTGTGCTGATTAGACTTGGTCCAGAAGCAGCTAATGCCGAGGAACTTGAATTACCTGCAAGTCTCAAGTTAATACTTGAGAACATTAGGAGAGAGTGGGCAGGTGCAGGTCAGGATAGAATTAAGCAATTACTTGACTATGTTTATAGCACTGCTCCGATGCTGGAGGTTAAGGAGGCACATAAGCCAGAAGAGAAAGTGCCCCTTAACCTAGAAAAGGAGAGAGAGAGATTAATTCAGGAATTAGACCAATAAAGCAAAGTGTCTGGACAGAAACCCCCCCGACAAGGTTGGATCTACTATATAAATCCTCACAGGGTAGTTCTTAGATGTAAGTTGAGTCATACTTACATCTACGACTTACCCGAACCAGGTGAAGTTGAATGTCAACATCACTCTTGCCAACTGAAGATTAACTCTAGCCGAGTTTTCCGGGGAGGTCATCCCCACATCGTTTGGACAAGTAAGCAATTTCAAGATGGCTCTAACTATATAGATACATTTACACTTATTCCATTGACTTCAAGTGAACGAAATAAAGGTCTACCAACAACATGGCCTATTAAAGCCACCAGTAAAAATGGTCTTGATGAAGATTCTTTTGCCCTAGTTCACCAGATATGCACAGTTGATGCTAACTCTTTCAAAGACTCAAATGGAGATTGGTTAATCCGGATTGGTCAACTAGAAAAACCAGATAGGGGAGCTATAGAAGAGCGTTTAAAGTTTTTTTTGGGAATACATGAAACTCCTAATGAAGACTGGTTTGTTCAAAATGCAACTCCAGAACTTTTGAAGAAAGTGTACTTTAATCTATCAGAGGATGACCAAAACAGAGTATTAGAGGAATTAATAGATGATATGCATTAAAGACGTTGGCTTTAATGCGATCGCACACCTCCCTCTCCCCAAAACACGATCGCATCCTCTCATCCTGCCAAAATACGATCGCACTTCTCCCTTTCCCCAAAAAGCGTCGCATCCCCTCATCCTCCTTCCTCAACCCAATCGCATCCCTTCATCCTGCCAAACGCAGTGACTTCAAATAACCCAGCAATTAGGGCGGCAGGTCAGACTACTAGAATCTCACTTAAGTACAATTCTATCCTACTGAATTATACTTTTTGACCTAAAAGTATAATTTGACGCTACTTAGCCAATGATTTTTAAAACTTCCGGTGCGAGAAAAACTTTATTGTAGGAGGCTTCTCCTGCTTGTACTAAAATACCCGCGTTAACGAGTTTCTCGACGTTTTGTTGTGCAGATCGATAGCTGACATCCAGGATAGCCTGAGCGTTGGGAATGGTGAGTACGGGTGACTCAAACAAACTATCTGCCAGACGTGGCACTAGAGCCGAAGCACGGGCTTGTGTTAACAGTTGCCGCCACTCTAGTTGTAAATCTTGTAACCGTTTCGCTCGAACAACAGCATCTCTGGACTGTTCTGTTACACCGCGTAAAAAGAATAATAGCCAGTCACGCCACGCTCCACGTTGACTCACACCAAGCAATAGCTCATAGTAGTCTTGCCGATGGCGCTCAAAAAACGCACTTAGATAGAGCAAGGGTAGTGGCAGCAAGTTCCAACTCAATAGCAGAAGCGAGATGAGTAGTCGCCCGATACGTCCGTTACCGTCCAGAAAGGGATGGATAGTTTCAAATTGGTAGTGAATCAGACCAATGCGGATAAGCGGTGGGTAGGCACAATCGCTGTTGAGGTATGATTCTAACTCATCAAGACATCCCAACATTTCTGGCACTGGAGGAGGAATAAAGCGGGCATCATTCATGCTTCTCCCGTGTGAACCAATCCAGTTTTGAAGGCGACGGAACTCTCCGGGAGTAGCTGTCTCACCACGCACGCCGTCTACTAACCGTTCATGGAGTTCACACATCAGACGTTTGCATACAGGCAGAGTATTGAGTCGCTCTAAGCCGTATTCCAGTGTACGCACGTAATTGAGTACT
Encoded here:
- a CDS encoding Panacea domain-containing protein codes for the protein MLDQLIKYFVYATRGHITKTQLVKFLYLADLYSVKWTGKQLTKLDWYYYLHGPWHEDIDAALAKMNGKEILQDSEGDAVLIRLGPEAANAEELELPASLKLILENIRREWAGAGQDRIKQLLDYVYSTAPMLEVKEAHKPEEKVPLNLEKERERLIQELDQ
- a CDS encoding type II toxin-antitoxin system PemK/MazF family toxin, giving the protein MSGQKPPRQGWIYYINPHRVVLRCKLSHTYIYDLPEPGEVECQHHSCQLKINSSRVFRGGHPHIVWTSKQFQDGSNYIDTFTLIPLTSSERNKGLPTTWPIKATSKNGLDEDSFALVHQICTVDANSFKDSNGDWLIRIGQLEKPDRGAIEERLKFFLGIHETPNEDWFVQNATPELLKKVYFNLSEDDQNRVLEELIDDMH
- a CDS encoding Fic family protein, which codes for MNPEHFQNSPTGELVPIGQNENPCFAFVPKPLAPALQLDTEIVCTLSEADRALGELAGLGRTMPNPNLLIRPFIRREAVLSSRIEGTQADIANLYAYETGQLTLPGIVPPPPESDVKEVLNYVRTLEYGLERLNTLPVCKRLMCELHERLVDGVRGETATPGEFRRLQNWIGSHGRSMNDARFIPPPVPEMLGCLDELESYLNSDCAYPPLIRIGLIHYQFETIHPFLDGNGRIGRLLISLLLLSWNLLPLPLLYLSAFFERHRQDYYELLLGVSQRGAWRDWLLFFLRGVTEQSRDAVVRAKRLQDLQLEWRQLLTQARASALVPRLADSLFESPVLTIPNAQAILDVSYRSAQQNVEKLVNAGILVQAGEASYNKVFLAPEVLKIIG